A portion of the Stigmatella aurantiaca DW4/3-1 genome contains these proteins:
- a CDS encoding CHAT domain-containing protein produces the protein MTARFFPKRAPPPTPASAELRYLALLLFPDGRTHTVDLGPAEPIDQAALRLQEALARRNTDVLAVAQSLYALAFQPLMPLLGDSRRLFVSPDGQLTLVPFAALHDGDHFLADAFEFTYLTSGKDLLPRADGSPVSRSVVVLADPGFASPTEELAQEGEAVAVQDGSAPALRRFFSTPRSELADRPWPPLPGTRQEAKAIQHLLPEAQLLLGHEATKTALLSLRAPGILHIATHGFFLEDSTPSADLTRTVAHFGAVGDAGPARSPDPLLRAGLVLSGASAERSPPGVTHEEAFLVTALELSGMNLWGTQLVVLSACDTGRGDVKLGQGVYGLRRALVVAGTQTVVTSLWKVSDEVTSELMERYYRHLLGAQGRAMALQQAMRELRQKHPHPHYWAPFISIGQEAPLLRAIRSEGSALK, from the coding sequence ATGACCGCCCGATTCTTCCCAAAGCGGGCCCCCCCCCCCACTCCGGCCTCCGCGGAGCTGCGCTACCTCGCGCTCCTGCTCTTCCCGGATGGTCGAACGCACACGGTGGATCTCGGTCCCGCGGAGCCCATCGACCAGGCCGCCCTGCGGCTGCAAGAGGCACTGGCCCGCCGCAACACCGATGTCCTCGCCGTGGCCCAGTCCCTGTACGCGCTTGCCTTCCAGCCCTTGATGCCGCTGCTGGGCGACAGCCGTCGGCTCTTCGTGTCTCCCGATGGCCAGCTCACTTTGGTTCCCTTCGCCGCGCTGCACGACGGAGACCACTTCCTCGCCGATGCGTTCGAGTTCACCTATCTCACCTCGGGCAAGGACCTGTTGCCGCGCGCAGACGGGTCCCCTGTCTCACGATCCGTGGTGGTGCTCGCGGACCCCGGCTTCGCTTCGCCCACCGAGGAGCTTGCCCAGGAGGGGGAAGCCGTTGCAGTACAGGACGGCTCGGCTCCAGCCCTTCGCCGCTTCTTCTCCACGCCGCGCTCCGAGCTGGCGGATCGGCCCTGGCCCCCGTTGCCCGGCACGCGCCAGGAAGCCAAGGCCATCCAGCACCTGCTGCCCGAGGCCCAGTTGCTGTTGGGCCACGAGGCCACCAAGACCGCCCTGCTGAGCCTGCGCGCGCCGGGCATCTTGCACATTGCCACCCACGGCTTCTTCCTGGAGGACTCCACGCCCTCGGCGGACCTCACTCGCACGGTGGCTCACTTCGGGGCCGTGGGGGACGCGGGACCGGCCCGCTCGCCGGACCCGCTGCTGCGCGCGGGACTGGTCCTCTCGGGGGCCAGCGCCGAGCGGTCCCCGCCTGGTGTCACGCACGAAGAGGCGTTCTTGGTGACGGCGCTGGAACTCTCGGGGATGAACTTGTGGGGAACCCAGCTGGTGGTGCTTTCCGCCTGCGATACCGGACGCGGCGACGTCAAGCTAGGCCAGGGGGTCTACGGCCTGCGCCGGGCGCTGGTGGTGGCGGGCACTCAGACGGTGGTGACGAGCCTGTGGAAAGTGAGCGATGAGGTCACGAGCGAGCTGATGGAGCGCTATTACCGTCACCTCCTGGGGGCACAGGGCCGCGCCATGGCACTGCAACAAGCGATGCGGGAACTGCGCCAAAAGCACCCTCATCCCCACTATTGGGCGCCGTTCATCTCCATCGGCCAGGAGGCGCCGCTGCTCCGAGCCATCCGCAGCGAGGGCAGCGCCCTGAAGTAG
- a CDS encoding Ig-like domain-containing protein: protein MKPHWSVSSRFLSAPTQVLCLLVGVLSASCAQESAEPGQGLASVSEATAVSSAALVGTDGDLTVTAANTELNQYSALAEAAAAGATSFRVADVGDLASPQFGALAAGDLLMIIQMQGATLGTDNSPAFGAITALNGAGLYELVTVASVGANNTLSISTVGCSGLRNSYPAGAGTQVVRVPQLASLTVNAGASVVARPWNGTTGGVLALQVQNALTVNGNLSASEAGFRGGEVDNDSNVNIVSYVSNSSLDGAEKGESIAGYKAGYDAFGGRFARGAAANGGGGGNAHNGGGGGGANGDNSNPWSGQGVMSGSSTGAAAWMLDPGYTANGNALTNSSGGGRGGYTFSANDFDALVFPPGFGGWNGDYRREVGGLGGRPVSNDPASRLFLGGGGGAGDGNNLTSGKGGNGGGIVWVVADVVTGSGTITANGQNGGNTPLAPYNDSAGGAGAGGTVVVAARSLTQVSLFARGGKGGDQLIVVTEAEGPGGGGGGGYIATSGGTVARDVSGGTSGITLSPSLTEFPANGATDGADGQLGAAVAALPLCLPSDLAITVTDGQTSVEQGAPLTYTLTVTNNGPNAVSGAAVTDTFPSALTGVSWTCAPASACSVASGTGNLAEVLLSLPSGGSATFTVTGTVSPTATGTLSNTATVASPASNTDPTPANNTATDTTTITAASSADLQVTLQDSPDPVVAGGALAYTVNVTNNGPNTASTVTATVNLPAGATFVGATGTGWTCSQAGGVVTCTRPSLGAGAAPPITVQVTAPASAGSITATAAVSASTADPVSANNTASQSTTVTAANNPPVANDDSVTVGVNSGATVVNVLANDTDADSGTVLSVTAVTQPAHGTVSLVNGVVSYTPSPGYVGTDTFTYTVSDGNGGTDTATVTVTITPPGNVPPTAVDDSITVAGSSGATVVPVLANDTDPDTGTVLSVTAVTQPAHGTVSLVNGVVSYTPAPGYVGTDTFTYTVSDGNGGTDTATVTVTVTNNPPVANDDSVTVGANSGATAVDVLANDTDADPGTVLTVTGYTQPSNGTVTIVDGVATYTPNPGFIGTDTFTYTVSDGNGGTSTATVTITIAPPNSPPVGVDDTLEVFPNSGPTVVPVLENDTDPDTGDTLTVISVTEPANGQVTLDENGGVRYQPNPGFSGTDTFTYTVSDGHGGTAVVTVTVTVTFGEDIRVAGRGCASSGSGSFVPLALMLLALPLLRRHRSSLRLAGTWKLLGVLAAVFVSVPALAQDSQSIDVQQYKPAPGSRDVLGLHSAQIAPHLGWNLGLSINYARNPLNFLRTSTDEFLYNLVHHQYTLDLMGSISLFDRLEIGVALPISLQKEESGSPFAPLLAEAVDTTGLGDLRLVPKLRLLSTNGGLHLAVVAPVLLPSSGGTKFMGRDGVAVFPRLVGEWSSERGTRVIANVGVNLQSRQEFRNLSVGNEFAYGVGAEVPFHLRDHKLAAEATVGGALGLKDANSEERPLEVLAALKYFFSEQLSAHVGAGPGLTRGYGTPAFRILAGVNWTAKPRAKPEPAPVCPLGPEDKDGFEDEDGCADPDNDQDGFPDVSDQCPNVPETVNGFEDGDGCPDEVPAPVDSDGDGLTDDKDRCPNQPEDKDGFEDEDGCPDPDNDQDGILDGSDKCPNEPEVINGREDEDGCPDQGEVNVRVEGKKILILQKVYFATNKDIILDRSFSLLKQVAAVLRANPQLTKIRVEGHTDSQGSDAFNLDLSDRRAKSVRTYLIEKEGIAADRLEAVGYGETKPVDTNDTVAGRENNRRVEFIIVGAPGE, encoded by the coding sequence GTGAAGCCGCATTGGAGTGTCTCATCCCGGTTCTTGTCCGCGCCGACGCAGGTGCTGTGCCTGCTCGTGGGCGTCCTAAGCGCCTCGTGCGCGCAGGAGTCCGCCGAGCCCGGACAGGGACTGGCCTCCGTTTCCGAGGCCACCGCTGTCTCGAGCGCCGCGCTCGTGGGAACGGACGGCGATCTCACCGTCACCGCCGCCAATACGGAACTCAACCAGTACTCGGCCCTGGCCGAGGCCGCTGCGGCGGGGGCCACGAGCTTCCGCGTGGCGGACGTGGGTGACCTCGCCAGCCCTCAGTTCGGTGCCCTGGCGGCGGGGGACCTGCTGATGATCATCCAGATGCAGGGCGCCACCCTGGGCACGGACAACTCGCCAGCGTTCGGCGCCATCACGGCGCTCAATGGCGCGGGGCTCTACGAGCTTGTCACGGTGGCCTCGGTGGGGGCCAACAACACCCTGTCGATCAGCACGGTGGGTTGCAGCGGGCTGCGCAACAGCTACCCCGCGGGCGCGGGGACCCAGGTGGTCCGCGTGCCGCAGTTGGCCAGCCTCACCGTCAACGCGGGCGCCAGCGTGGTGGCCCGGCCCTGGAATGGAACCACCGGTGGCGTCCTGGCGTTGCAGGTGCAGAACGCGCTGACGGTCAACGGAAATTTGAGCGCGAGCGAGGCGGGCTTCCGGGGCGGCGAGGTGGACAATGACTCCAACGTCAACATCGTGTCCTACGTCTCCAACTCGAGCCTCGATGGGGCGGAGAAGGGCGAGAGCATCGCCGGGTACAAGGCGGGGTACGATGCCTTCGGCGGCAGGTTCGCCCGCGGCGCGGCGGCCAACGGGGGCGGCGGTGGCAACGCCCACAACGGGGGCGGCGGCGGCGGCGCCAACGGCGACAACAGCAATCCCTGGTCGGGCCAGGGCGTCATGAGTGGTTCGAGCACGGGGGCCGCGGCGTGGATGCTGGACCCGGGGTACACCGCGAACGGCAACGCGCTGACGAACTCCTCGGGCGGCGGGCGAGGCGGGTACACCTTCTCCGCCAACGACTTCGACGCCCTCGTGTTCCCCCCTGGGTTTGGGGGGTGGAACGGTGACTATCGCCGCGAGGTGGGAGGACTGGGCGGCCGGCCGGTGAGCAATGATCCGGCCTCTCGGCTGTTCCTGGGAGGTGGCGGTGGCGCCGGAGATGGCAACAACCTCACCTCCGGCAAGGGCGGCAATGGCGGCGGCATCGTGTGGGTGGTGGCCGATGTGGTGACGGGCTCGGGCACCATCACCGCCAACGGGCAGAACGGCGGCAACACGCCGCTGGCGCCCTACAACGACTCGGCGGGCGGTGCCGGCGCGGGCGGGACGGTGGTGGTGGCGGCCCGGTCGTTGACCCAAGTGAGCCTCTTCGCCCGGGGTGGCAAGGGAGGCGATCAGCTCATCGTGGTGACTGAAGCGGAGGGCCCCGGCGGCGGCGGTGGCGGTGGCTACATTGCCACCTCGGGAGGCACGGTGGCGCGCGATGTGTCCGGTGGCACGTCGGGCATCACCCTGTCTCCGTCCTTGACGGAGTTCCCCGCCAACGGCGCCACGGATGGCGCGGATGGACAGCTGGGGGCGGCGGTGGCGGCCCTGCCGTTGTGCCTGCCCTCGGACCTGGCCATCACGGTGACGGATGGGCAGACGAGCGTGGAGCAGGGCGCGCCGCTGACCTACACCCTCACCGTTACCAACAACGGGCCCAACGCGGTGTCTGGGGCCGCGGTGACGGACACCTTCCCCTCGGCGCTGACGGGCGTGAGCTGGACGTGCGCGCCCGCCTCAGCGTGCTCGGTGGCCAGTGGGACGGGCAACCTCGCGGAGGTGCTCCTGTCGCTGCCCAGCGGCGGCTCGGCGACCTTCACCGTGACCGGCACGGTCAGCCCTACCGCGACCGGCACATTGAGCAATACCGCCACGGTGGCCTCTCCGGCGAGCAACACGGATCCCACCCCGGCGAACAACACCGCCACGGATACGACCACCATCACCGCCGCTTCGAGCGCGGATCTGCAAGTGACTCTCCAGGATTCCCCGGACCCGGTCGTCGCGGGAGGAGCGCTTGCTTATACGGTGAACGTCACCAACAACGGTCCGAACACCGCCTCCACGGTGACGGCGACGGTGAACCTGCCCGCGGGCGCGACGTTCGTGGGCGCCACGGGCACGGGGTGGACGTGCAGTCAGGCCGGAGGGGTCGTGACGTGCACGCGGCCTTCACTGGGGGCTGGCGCGGCTCCGCCCATCACCGTGCAGGTGACGGCACCGGCCTCGGCTGGGTCGATCACGGCCACCGCGGCGGTGAGCGCGTCCACCGCGGATCCTGTGTCGGCCAACAACACCGCTTCGCAGAGCACCACCGTGACGGCGGCCAACAATCCGCCTGTGGCGAATGACGACAGCGTGACGGTGGGGGTGAACAGTGGCGCCACCGTGGTGAACGTGCTGGCCAACGACACGGATGCGGATTCGGGCACGGTGCTGAGCGTGACGGCAGTGACCCAGCCCGCCCACGGCACGGTGTCGCTCGTCAATGGCGTGGTGAGCTACACGCCAAGCCCGGGCTATGTCGGTACGGACACGTTCACGTACACGGTGTCCGATGGCAACGGGGGCACGGATACAGCCACCGTGACGGTCACCATTACTCCTCCGGGAAATGTCCCGCCCACGGCGGTGGATGACAGCATCACCGTGGCGGGAAGCAGCGGCGCCACGGTGGTGCCGGTGCTGGCCAACGACACGGACCCAGACACGGGCACGGTGCTGAGCGTGACGGCGGTGACGCAGCCCGCCCACGGCACGGTGTCGCTCGTCAATGGCGTGGTGAGCTACACGCCCGCCCCGGGTTATGTTGGCACCGACACGTTCACGTACACGGTGTCCGATGGCAACGGAGGGACGGACACGGCCACCGTCACCGTCACCGTCACCAACAACCCACCCGTGGCGAATGACGACAGCGTGACGGTGGGGGCGAACAGCGGCGCCACCGCGGTGGATGTGCTGGCCAACGACACGGATGCGGATCCGGGCACGGTGCTCACGGTGACGGGGTACACCCAGCCGTCCAACGGCACGGTGACGATCGTCGATGGCGTGGCGACCTATACGCCAAACCCAGGCTTCATTGGCACCGACACGTTCACGTACACGGTGTCCGATGGCAATGGAGGGACCTCCACGGCCACCGTCACCATCACCATTGCCCCGCCCAACAGCCCGCCCGTAGGTGTGGATGACACCCTCGAGGTGTTCCCCAACAGCGGCCCCACCGTGGTGCCCGTATTGGAGAACGACACGGATCCGGACACGGGCGATACGCTCACCGTGATCAGCGTCACCGAGCCCGCCAACGGCCAGGTGACGCTCGATGAGAACGGGGGGGTGCGCTACCAGCCCAACCCGGGCTTCTCCGGTACCGACACGTTCACCTACACGGTGTCGGACGGGCACGGCGGCACCGCGGTTGTCACGGTGACCGTCACCGTCACCTTTGGGGAGGACATTCGCGTCGCGGGCCGAGGTTGTGCCTCCTCGGGCTCCGGGAGCTTCGTCCCGCTGGCCCTGATGCTGCTTGCCCTGCCGCTGTTGCGCCGCCACCGGTCCTCTCTGAGATTGGCGGGGACGTGGAAGCTCCTGGGGGTGCTCGCCGCCGTGTTCGTCTCGGTGCCGGCCCTGGCCCAGGACTCCCAGAGCATCGATGTGCAGCAGTACAAGCCGGCCCCCGGTTCCCGGGACGTGCTGGGCCTCCACAGCGCCCAGATCGCTCCTCACTTAGGGTGGAACCTGGGGCTGTCCATCAACTACGCCCGGAATCCGCTCAACTTCCTGCGGACCAGCACGGACGAGTTTCTCTACAACCTCGTCCACCACCAGTACACCCTCGACCTGATGGGCTCCATCTCGCTGTTCGACCGGCTCGAGATCGGCGTGGCGCTGCCCATCTCCCTTCAAAAGGAGGAGTCCGGAAGCCCGTTCGCCCCCCTTTTGGCCGAAGCGGTGGATACCACCGGCCTGGGTGACCTGCGCTTGGTGCCCAAACTGCGCCTGCTGTCCACCAACGGCGGGCTGCACCTGGCCGTCGTGGCACCGGTGCTCCTGCCCTCCTCGGGGGGCACGAAGTTCATGGGCCGGGATGGGGTGGCCGTTTTTCCCCGGCTGGTGGGGGAGTGGTCCAGCGAGCGCGGCACGCGCGTCATCGCCAACGTGGGCGTCAACCTCCAGTCCCGCCAGGAGTTTCGCAACCTGAGCGTGGGCAACGAGTTCGCCTACGGGGTGGGCGCGGAGGTGCCCTTTCACCTCCGTGACCACAAGCTCGCCGCCGAGGCCACGGTGGGCGGGGCCCTGGGCCTGAAGGATGCCAACTCGGAGGAGCGGCCCCTGGAGGTGCTTGCCGCGCTGAAGTACTTTTTTTCGGAGCAGCTGTCCGCCCATGTGGGTGCTGGCCCAGGCCTCACCCGGGGGTATGGCACGCCTGCCTTTCGCATCCTCGCGGGGGTGAACTGGACCGCGAAGCCCCGGGCGAAGCCCGAGCCTGCCCCGGTGTGCCCGCTGGGCCCCGAGGACAAGGATGGCTTCGAGGATGAGGACGGCTGCGCGGATCCGGACAACGACCAGGACGGCTTCCCGGATGTGTCCGACCAGTGCCCCAACGTGCCGGAGACGGTCAACGGCTTCGAGGACGGGGATGGTTGCCCGGATGAGGTGCCCGCGCCGGTGGACTCGGATGGGGACGGCCTGACGGATGACAAGGACCGCTGCCCGAATCAGCCCGAGGACAAAGATGGCTTCGAGGATGAAGACGGCTGCCCGGATCCGGACAACGACCAGGACGGCATCCTGGATGGCTCCGACAAGTGCCCGAACGAACCGGAGGTCATCAACGGGCGGGAGGACGAGGATGGGTGCCCGGATCAGGGCGAGGTGAATGTCCGCGTGGAGGGCAAGAAGATCCTCATCCTCCAGAAGGTCTACTTCGCCACGAACAAGGACATCATCCTGGATCGCTCCTTCAGCCTGCTGAAGCAGGTGGCCGCGGTGCTGCGCGCCAACCCCCAGCTCACCAAGATCCGCGTGGAGGGCCACACGGACAGCCAGGGCTCGGATGCGTTCAACCTGGATCTCTCCGATCGCCGCGCGAAGAGCGTGCGCACGTACCTCATCGAGAAGGAGGGCATCGCCGCGGACCGTCTGGAGGCCGTGGGCTACGGAGAGACGAAGCCGGTGGACACCAACGACACGGTCGCGGGCCGCGAGAACAACCGCCGCGTGGAGTTCATCATCGTGGGGGCCCCGGGCGAGTAG
- a CDS encoding acyltransferase family protein, whose product MSAGGARDALTGLRFLAALHVVVFHFGGVWFEALPGWLQAISACGYASVGLFYVLSGFVLSYNYLTPDGRLKAEPRSFWAARLARVYPVYALALLLLAPPVIQGSLEANTPAVAAAKLLAGGLSALLLVHAWLPPLALYWNPPGWSVSVEAFFYAVFPLAAAWVGRLRRGQLWGALGGLWMLGLLPSLLYLGLQVDGGLNVLKFNPLLRLPEFLMGLVLGRFFLWESATPRPSGAFLATAAALLTLGVFAFSPAVPFVLLHNALLAPVFGALVYGLARGGGPLGWVLSRPLCVRLGEASYALYILQYPVWKACQALAEAVAPWADFRAPKPLFAVYLVLLVGLSWLTYRLFEMPLRSWGRKRLQGWVERGALHRPSASPGTP is encoded by the coding sequence GTGAGCGCAGGCGGTGCACGCGATGCGCTCACCGGCCTGCGGTTCCTGGCCGCCCTGCACGTGGTGGTGTTCCACTTCGGAGGCGTCTGGTTCGAGGCCCTCCCCGGCTGGCTTCAGGCCATCTCCGCGTGTGGCTACGCCTCGGTGGGGCTCTTCTATGTGCTGTCCGGCTTCGTGCTCTCCTACAACTACCTGACGCCGGATGGACGGCTGAAGGCGGAGCCCCGGAGTTTCTGGGCGGCACGGCTCGCGCGGGTGTACCCCGTCTATGCCCTCGCCCTGCTCCTGCTGGCCCCCCCGGTCATTCAGGGCTCCCTGGAAGCCAACACCCCTGCCGTCGCCGCCGCGAAGCTGCTGGCCGGAGGGCTGAGCGCGCTGCTGCTCGTCCATGCGTGGCTGCCGCCCTTGGCGCTCTACTGGAACCCTCCAGGCTGGTCGGTCTCCGTGGAGGCCTTTTTCTACGCGGTGTTTCCGCTCGCCGCGGCATGGGTGGGGCGGCTGCGGCGCGGGCAACTGTGGGGCGCGCTGGGAGGCCTCTGGATGCTGGGGCTGCTGCCGTCGCTGCTCTACTTGGGCCTCCAGGTGGACGGGGGCCTGAATGTCCTCAAGTTCAACCCGCTGCTGCGCCTGCCCGAGTTCCTCATGGGGCTGGTGCTGGGCCGGTTCTTTCTCTGGGAGTCCGCCACGCCTCGCCCCTCGGGGGCGTTCCTGGCGACGGCGGCAGCCCTGCTCACGCTCGGAGTCTTCGCGTTCAGCCCGGCCGTGCCCTTCGTCCTGCTGCACAACGCGCTGCTGGCCCCCGTGTTCGGCGCGCTCGTGTATGGGCTGGCGCGGGGAGGAGGGCCGCTCGGATGGGTGCTGTCACGGCCGCTGTGCGTCCGGCTGGGAGAGGCCAGCTATGCGCTCTACATCCTCCAGTATCCCGTCTGGAAAGCGTGCCAGGCCCTGGCGGAGGCCGTGGCGCCCTGGGCGGACTTCCGCGCCCCGAAGCCCCTCTTCGCCGTGTACCTCGTGCTGCTGGTGGGGCTCTCGTGGCTCACCTACCGGCTCTTCGAGATGCCCCTCCGGTCCTGGGGCCGCAAGCGGCTTCAGGGGTGGGTGGAGCGGGGGGCGCTCCACCGGCCCAGCGCTTCCCCTGGAACGCCGTGA
- a CDS encoding NADP-dependent oxidoreductase: MKAIGVVEYGGPEALRIVELPEPHPGKGEVRIRVHAVTVNPTDILIRNGSQAERLKHLPPPYVPGMDAAGIIDEVGPGNDGRLKVGDKVIAVVTPLSPHKGAYAEQIIVPAASVVLAPSKASFAEASTLLMNALTIRLALDALALQPGRTVAITGSAGAVGGFAIELAKADGLRVVADAADKDRELVKSLGADLVVERGDAVAKNIRAAVPEGVHGLIDAALQHEKTVPAIADGGGLVTLRGWTQPLERGLSVHPVMVGTALTDTARLERLRDQAEAGALTLRVAKVFPASQAAEAHRLLEAGGVRGRPVIDFMDFSPR, encoded by the coding sequence ATGAAGGCGATTGGCGTTGTGGAGTACGGCGGCCCAGAGGCGCTCCGGATCGTGGAACTGCCCGAGCCCCACCCTGGAAAGGGCGAGGTCCGGATCCGGGTTCACGCCGTCACGGTGAACCCGACCGACATCTTGATCCGCAACGGCTCCCAGGCCGAGCGGCTCAAGCATCTGCCGCCGCCGTACGTGCCCGGCATGGACGCCGCGGGGATCATCGACGAGGTGGGGCCAGGCAACGATGGACGCCTGAAGGTGGGCGACAAGGTCATCGCGGTGGTGACTCCCCTGAGTCCCCACAAGGGTGCCTATGCCGAGCAGATCATCGTGCCCGCCGCCTCCGTTGTCCTCGCACCGTCGAAGGCGAGCTTCGCCGAGGCTTCGACCCTCCTCATGAATGCGCTCACGATCCGGCTCGCGCTGGATGCGCTGGCGCTCCAGCCGGGGCGCACCGTGGCCATCACGGGCTCGGCAGGCGCGGTGGGGGGCTTCGCCATTGAACTGGCCAAGGCGGATGGCCTGCGCGTCGTCGCCGATGCGGCGGACAAGGACCGCGAACTCGTGAAGTCGCTGGGCGCGGACTTGGTCGTGGAGCGAGGGGACGCGGTCGCGAAGAACATCCGCGCGGCCGTCCCCGAAGGTGTGCACGGCCTCATCGATGCCGCGCTTCAGCACGAGAAGACCGTGCCCGCGATTGCAGATGGCGGGGGGCTGGTGACCCTGCGCGGGTGGACGCAGCCTCTCGAGCGTGGGCTCTCCGTGCATCCCGTCATGGTCGGAACGGCGCTGACGGACACGGCCCGGCTCGAGCGGCTCCGTGACCAAGCCGAGGCAGGCGCGCTCACGCTCCGCGTCGCCAAGGTCTTTCCTGCCTCACAGGCCGCGGAAGCCCACCGCCTGCTCGAAGCGGGCGGTGTTCGCGGACGGCCCGTGATTGACTTCATGGACTTCTCTCCTCGGTAA
- a CDS encoding FAD-dependent monooxygenase: MHHESGRSVATNNHAVLIAGGGPAGLMLAAELALAGIDVAVVERRVNQELPGSRAGGLHARTIEVFDQRGVAERFLSQGQIMQVAGFSFIPLDISDFPTRHNYGLALRQARIERIMAEWVAELPVTFYRGREVTGFAQDDTGVDVELSDGASLRATYLVGCDGGRSLIRKQAGIEFPGWDASTSFLIAEVEMTEEPAWGIRRGEKGVNAIGKLDDGKRAGVVLVEPQVGDRTEPTLDDLRAALMAVYGTDFGVRNPTWLSRFSDMARQAASYRERRVLLAGDAAHVHAPTGGQGLNIGVQDAVNLGWKLAQVVKGLSPETLLDTYHAERHPIGARVLRLTMAQIALGRGDDRTEALRENMAGLLKMEQPRKQYAAMMSGLDVHYDLGAGHPLLGRRMPDLELSTEGGPKRVFSLLHEARPVFLNLGEPGAFDITPWAERVRRVDARYTGAWELPVFGAVAAPSAVLVRPDGHVAWVGDGTDSGLRDALTKWFGPPTPTV; this comes from the coding sequence ATGCACCACGAATCCGGACGCAGTGTGGCCACGAACAACCATGCAGTGCTGATCGCCGGAGGCGGCCCGGCGGGCCTGATGCTGGCAGCCGAGTTGGCGTTGGCGGGGATCGACGTCGCCGTCGTCGAGCGCCGCGTGAACCAGGAGCTCCCCGGGTCACGCGCTGGCGGCCTGCACGCCCGCACGATCGAGGTGTTCGATCAGCGGGGCGTCGCCGAGCGCTTCCTCTCGCAGGGGCAGATCATGCAGGTCGCGGGCTTCTCGTTCATCCCGCTCGACATCAGCGACTTCCCGACGCGCCACAACTACGGGCTCGCGCTCAGGCAGGCTCGCATCGAGCGCATCATGGCCGAGTGGGTCGCCGAGCTGCCGGTGACGTTCTATCGAGGGCGTGAGGTGACGGGGTTCGCGCAGGACGACACCGGCGTCGACGTCGAGCTGTCGGACGGCGCCTCGCTCCGGGCGACGTACCTCGTCGGGTGCGACGGAGGCCGGAGCCTGATTCGCAAGCAGGCCGGGATCGAGTTCCCCGGCTGGGACGCGTCGACCAGCTTCCTCATCGCCGAGGTCGAGATGACCGAGGAGCCCGCGTGGGGCATCCGCCGTGGAGAGAAGGGCGTCAACGCCATCGGCAAGCTCGACGACGGGAAGCGCGCCGGCGTCGTGCTGGTCGAGCCGCAGGTCGGCGACAGAACCGAGCCGACCCTGGATGATCTGCGCGCGGCGCTGATGGCGGTCTACGGGACCGACTTCGGTGTTCGCAATCCGACCTGGCTCTCCCGATTCTCCGACATGGCCCGGCAGGCGGCGTCCTACCGGGAGCGACGGGTGCTCCTCGCCGGCGACGCGGCGCACGTGCATGCCCCCACGGGTGGACAGGGACTCAACATCGGCGTGCAGGACGCCGTGAATCTCGGCTGGAAGCTCGCGCAGGTGGTGAAGGGCCTCTCGCCGGAGACCCTCCTCGACACCTACCACGCCGAGCGGCACCCCATCGGTGCCCGCGTGCTCCGCCTGACGATGGCCCAGATCGCGCTCGGCCGCGGCGACGATCGCACCGAGGCCTTGCGCGAGAACATGGCCGGGCTGCTGAAGATGGAGCAGCCTCGCAAGCAGTACGCCGCGATGATGTCGGGCCTCGACGTCCACTACGACCTCGGTGCGGGGCACCCGCTGCTCGGGCGTCGCATGCCCGACCTCGAGCTGAGCACTGAGGGCGGTCCGAAGCGCGTGTTCTCGCTGCTGCACGAGGCCCGACCGGTCTTCCTCAACCTCGGCGAACCGGGCGCCTTCGACATCACTCCGTGGGCGGAGCGGGTTCGGCGGGTCGATGCCCGATACACGGGCGCGTGGGAGCTCCCGGTGTTCGGTGCGGTCGCTGCGCCCTCGGCCGTTCTGGTTCGGCCCGATGGCCATGTCGCGTGGGTGGGAGACGGCACGGATTCGGGGCTGCGTGACGCGCTCACCAAGTGGTTCGGACCGCCCACGCCGACGGTGTAG
- a CDS encoding dihydrofolate reductase family protein: protein MAKLVFGMNQSLDGYVDHMAFAPSPTLFRHFIEEAQGQAGSVYGTELGLIDEYRIYLHPVVLGHGKPYFAGPRPPLRLMANDRIGQDVIRLTYVPA from the coding sequence ATGGCTAAGCTCGTGTTCGGAATGAACCAGTCCCTGGACGGCTACGTCGATCATATGGCGTTTGCGCCAAGCCCCACGCTCTTCCGCCACTTCATCGAGGAAGCTCAGGGGCAGGCGGGCAGTGTGTACGGTACCGAACTTGGCCTGATCGATGAGTATCGAATCTACCTGCACCCCGTCGTGCTTGGTCACGGCAAGCCATATTTCGCCGGACCCCGGCCGCCGCTCCGCCTGATGGCCAATGATCGGATTGGCCAGGATGTGATCAGGTTGACCTACGTTCCTGCTTAA
- a CDS encoding winged helix-turn-helix transcriptional regulator, which produces MNAPRSGCPINLALEALGDRWSLIVIRALMLGVPMRKDATSLDDLKPIVGTLPCKLARERVHLLGLGFNSPRFDDSVAAMRKVGSARRADLAAANKPGEGERASFRLPAAMREAVKKDAKRLSIEESEWWRRAGGEKLGVTFRRG; this is translated from the coding sequence ATGAACGCCCCACGCTCGGGCTGCCCGATCAATCTGGCTCTCGAGGCGCTGGGGGATCGCTGGAGCCTGATCGTCATCCGCGCTCTGATGTTGGGCGTGCCTATGAGGAAAGATGCGACTTCGCTCGACGATCTCAAGCCGATCGTCGGGACGCTTCCGTGCAAGCTGGCTCGCGAGCGCGTTCACCTGCTCGGGCTCGGGTTTAACTCGCCCCGCTTCGACGACTCGGTCGCCGCCATGCGCAAAGTAGGATCGGCGCGGCGGGCAGATCTAGCCGCTGCGAACAAGCCCGGGGAAGGTGAGCGCGCGAGCTTCCGGCTCCCTGCCGCCATGCGCGAAGCCGTTAAGAAGGACGCGAAGCGGCTCAGCATTGAGGAGTCGGAATGGTGGCGGCGGGCGGGCGGGGAAAAGCTCGGGGTCACGTTCCGACGGGGCTAG